DNA from Triticum aestivum cultivar Chinese Spring chromosome 7D, IWGSC CS RefSeq v2.1, whole genome shotgun sequence:
CCAAGGGCAATGAAAAGCATTATGCGGTGCAGAGTGCTTTCAATTCAGCCTCCCAACGGGTCCAACTTCATTCATGTCATGGATGTTGTCGTCCTCACCGGTTGGTGAAAACTCCATGATGTGATCTTGCAACCAAATAAACACATACacacagtgagagagagagagagagagagagagagagagagagagagatggaggctGTGGCGACGGCCGCGGCCACCTCCTTGGTGGAGTGGATGGTGCCTAAACTCTTTGATTCCTTGCTGGCAAAGCACGAGCTCCGGAAGAGTCTCAAGATCGACATCAACTACATCAAGAACGAGTTTGCTATGATTTCGGCCGTCATCCATGATGATGATCGCCGCAGCGGCTGCTGTGGCGGCCGTGAAGATGTGAATATGGTGTGGATCAATATGGTGCGTGAATTGGCGCACGCCATAGAGGACTGCATCGACCGCTTCATGCACCGTGTGAGGGCCGACCAAGACACTGGGAGAGTGCGCCAGGCTTTCCACCGGGCAAAGACGATGAAGGCCCGGAACAAGTTTGCTGCAGAGATCCAACAACTCAAGAAGAGATCAGAGGATGTATTCAAGCTGAGAGACTCATACAACAATGCTAGCAGCAGCACCTCCTCACCAAGGCAGTCGTTGTCGTCTCAGCAGACAGACACGCCGACGGCAATTGAGGACGACGAGGATGGCACCCATTCAGAGGCATCCATCGCCGTGCCCGTGGGTATGGACACTCCCCGGGACGAGCTTCTGGATCTGATCCAGCAGGAGCAGAAGCTGAAAGTGATTACCATTGTGGGGTTCCATGGTATGGGGAAGACTCTTCTTGCAAATCATGTGTACAAGGCAATTGAGAGCAAAAGCGAATACGAAGCACGGGCTTGGCTCCCTCCAAGGAAACTAGGGGGGAGCGGGGCAGCCGCAGATGTTCTCAAGGAGATACTCTGGCAGCTTGGCCACCTTCCCCTGCCCACCAGTGGCGGTCTCACCCAGCTTAAGGCAAGCATCAAAAAGTGCATTGGCACCAAGAGGTAACTCATATTCATTCAGTTCCCTAACTCTTTTCCTCTACTATTGATGTAGTCCTTGGCTAATTAGTTTGTCATGTTTCATTTGGGTACCTAGGTTTTTCATTGTAATTGATGACCTGCAGACAGTAGCATACTGGCACGACATGAAGAAGGCCTTCATGGGGTTAAGCGGTAGATTTCTAGTGACGACCGCCATTCAGCACGTAGCAAATACCTGCAGCAGCTCAGTTGTTTGTGATCATGTGTACACAATGGCAACCCTTTCTGATCAACACTCAAGACAATTGTTCTTCAATGAAGCTTtccaagacgatgaaccaccgctGGATGCAGAGGAGCTCGGCTCCGCAGCGCTCAAGAAATGTGATGGTCTTCCCCTTGCTCTTGTTACCACCGCCAGGTTCTTTCAAAGTGCAGGTAATCCAACACCCATGAAATGGGCAAAATTATGCGCCGACCTGGGTACACATCTGGAGAGTGATGAACTATTTGCAAGAATGAGGCGTGTGCTTGTCCAGAGCTACACCAGCCTTGGTAGCCAGGTTGCCAGGATATTTTTGCTCTATTTGGGTACCTATCCAAGTGGTCGTCCTATCAAGAAAAAAAGACTGTTAAGGAGATGGTTATCAGAAGGATTATCCCCAGGAGACAATGCATGTAGTGCCCTCAACACTGCTATTATCAATTTCAATAAGCTTGTCGACCGGAGTATCATCCAGCCTATGGATGCCAGTGGTAACAGCACAGAGGTGAAGACATGCCATACCCATGGCATGATGCGGGAGTTTGTCCTGCGCAAGTCCATGTCCGACAACTTTGTTACCGTGTTGTACAATGGGCAGTCTAACCCATCCATACCCAGTAACATCCGCCGGCTTGCTCTGCATCATGCAAGGCCCAGAGAAGTGCAAGGTTTAACTCTTGTCCGGTCACTGACAATCTTGGGAGAGGCGCACCCATCTGTCCTGGACTTCTCCAAGTATGAACTGCTGCGAGTTTTGGATCTGGAAGAGTGCGTTGTATCCTTGGGGGATGGCCATCTCAAGTTGATATGCACCAAACTGTTGCTGCTGAGGTACCTATGCCTCGGGGCCGCTGTTATTGCTACATCGCTTCCAAAGGAGATCAGCAAGCTTCAAGTATTGGATACACTAGATGTGAGAAATACACCGATAGAGATTCTGCAAACACAAGTCCTGGAGCTGCCATGTCTAGTTCATCTCTTTGGGAAGTTCAAGCTCAAGCAAGATGTAGGAGGCTGGAGAATGAGTAAGCTACAGGCTTGGTTGTCAATGAAGAGCAAATTGGAAACATTGGCAGGATTTGTTTTGGAGAACAGCAAGAGCCAAGAGTTTGCACAGCTCATGTACAATATGAATGATTTGACAAAGGTGAAAATATTGTGTGAGTCTACCGCCGACACCAGCAGCTCAAGTCATCTCTCAAAGGCCATCAAGGGGTTCATTGAGAGAAGCACTGACTCCACAGGGACTCCATCACTCTCACTCAATTTTGAAGACGAGTTGACCCAAGACATGCTGAATTTCTCTCTGGATAAGGGAAAGAATCACTGCTGCTATCTTGCCTCGCTCAAGCTGCAAGGAAGCAAGATATGCAGCCTTCCCTCCTTTGTTGCCTTTCTGGGTGGTCTCACTAAGCTAGGCCTTTCATCCCCTCAGCTGAGCCTTAGCCAAGATTTTCTTGCTACCCTGAGCAAAGTGCCTGGCCTGGCGCACCTGAAGCTGGTTGCAACTAGCCTCGGCAGGCTCGTCATCACAAAAGGTACACTTAAGAGCCTGGTACGCCTATCCATTCTGGTGAAATCCATGATTGGTCAGCTGGAAATCCAAGAGGGAGCTTTACCACGCCTCAGGTCGATGCAACTGCTATGCAAAGATCTGGCTGGCTCTATTTCCGGCACGTCAGCGGTCCATTCCCTTGGGCATCTTGACGAGATTGCTCTCCATCGTGATGTGGGAGATGAAACAAAAAATGAGTGGAAAGAAGCAGCAAAGAACCTCCCAGGTCGACGCCCCAAGATATTGTTTCTCTAGACAACATCAACACATCCAGGTAATGAATTGTGCTGCTTGCCTTGCAATGAGCTTTGCTCCTCGCCTCCCCACAGTTCACATCCTGGTAATGACACTTTTTTATTATTGTGCAGGCAGTGCAGGCTGCGACTTGCTAATGGCAAAGCATTATCGTATGCTGCTTATTGGTTGATGGACATTCATCAACATGATCAAATGCGTCGAATAATTTAGTCTCTTTGCTCTCATGTCGATTTGGTGGCTTCCACGCCGTTtgtacttttatgttgtgtcaccactaGGATTTATTTATTTGTAACGGATCGAAGTTAATGACCTGTTAAGTGTGAGCAAACGATTTTCTTTGCAAGAAATATGGTGACTTCCTGCTGTAATAAATAAGTTTACTCTGTCTGTTGTTGGACATGTATTTGGTTATTTTGGGTCCTAGTCAACTTAATTGGCTTCTATTATTTCTCACAATAAATATCCTAGTACTTGTTTGGGATATACCATTCGTTGCTGCTGGTTGGCAATCTGGTACATATACATAAATATTTGTATGGCATAGCGAACTTTGTGAAGGCAGAAGGCAGTGGACAATCAGAACTGATACAGACTGCAATTGTGCTCTGCTTCCTCTGCTTTGCTATGCCTTCTGCAGTCTGAACATTTGCGTGTAGTTAGCTTCCTCTGCTTTTGCTCTGTTTTCTGGACTCTCAACATTTGGCTGTAGTTAGCTTGAGGTTTGGAGTATATGGATAGCTAGGAAAGTGGAAAGGAGCGGTTGGTTTGGTGCCTGGGCTTGATTAATCTTACTCGGGATGGGAGGGACTGCGGTTTGCTTTCAATGATTCAGTGTCAGGTTTACTCTCAGGTGCCAAACAGCTACGGCTGTGGGGATGGGGAGTCGTCTCCTGAAGATGATGAAATGCTTGTGATAAGTTTGTCCTGAATGCACATGAGTTTGTTCTTCTCATGAATTCAGATTTGCTGCCCGACTCTGTCCTCTGCTCATGAGATGAGATGAGACGAGACGGGCAGAGGAAATGAAAACTGAAGAAGCATAGTAGCCGGTCCAACAGCTTATCAAGTTTTGAACAAAACATTTTATAAAGTAAACAACAACTCCCATGTCACGAGATCAGCACCTCCGGTGACGGACGAGCTAACAGCGATGGTCAGGTAGTACACCAGGGTCTTCCGTGGACGTGCGCCTTCCCGAGTGCCAGCAGGGCGATCATGCCAGGGACGTGGCGGCTATACCCAGAAGAAGACCGGCGGGAGCAGCCCGAACACCATGTAAGATAGCAGGGCCATGAGGCCATGACCATGTGAAGCCGAGCTTTCGACCGCCTCCGGAGCTGCAGCCAGTAGTGACCGACCTGCTTATCGTCCCTGTCCACATCTCGGATGTCTCTCAGACTGGCGATCTGTTATCGACGGGGAAATGATATGTTACATTCGAATTTTGAAGTTCGGAGtttaagttttttttttttttttttttttgtaatGATCAGTAAGAACAGTGTGAAAATTCAGTCAgacagagagtgagagagagagaaaggacgataAGAGGAAGTCTACCGATAAGGTTGGCTATGCCCAAGATGAATATGTCCACTGCAAGTCAACCATAGCTTGTAGCTACGGATCCAACACTTATAGATCAAGCTGCTGAGATGAAGGCTGAAGCAGCGTAGCTGCCACAGCTCCTAACCTGTTTCTTTTCTTGAAAGGAGCGAGCGAGGGAGCGAGCGAGCGGCGCGGTAGCGACGCGAGGGAGCGAGCGAGGGAGCGAGCGAGCGGCGCGGTAGCGACGCGAGGGAGCGAGCAAGCTCAGGTCCGCAATAAACGGTTCAAAAATTACGATAAAAAATAGTGAACGGTACCAGAAAAAGTCCGCCCGACAGTTAACTAGTATATGACGCACAGTTAGCTTATCTGTTTTCGAGCAGTTAGGAATGGTTCCTGAATAGCTTATTTAGGAATGGATCCAGTGGAGGCCCTGTGCCCTGCGGCACACCTTCCCCTTTCCAGTCGATGGCCACGGCCACATCTCCAGTGCCTCTTCACCGGCCGACGAGAAAAGCACTGTCGTTCCCCCTTCTTTCCTCGTGTAGGTGTTGGTCGCAGTTACCCATGGCCGTTGCAGCAATTACCAGATAGGTAGGCGGGAGGGGGCCTGTTGGGTGGCGCACACGGGGGAGGTTGCTGGTGGCGGCACACCGACGGGGTGGGCCGGGGTGGCGCACTGGCAGCCATCGTCGCTAGGGACTCAGTGCCGGCTCTCCCGCCCGAAAACTCCATCACCTCCTCTGCTCCACCCATCTCTTCCTCTGCCATCGGCCGGGTGACCTGATTCATGGCAAGCACGGCCGGATCTACTCCAACGCAGCTATCCACCAGTGCTCTCCTCCAACGCAGTTAGTGAACTAAAACTGTAGCAATTGGCTTGTGCTTAGATTAGCAGTAGCCGTTAGTTTCTTTAGAAGTTACTACCATTTTTAGGGGTAGCAGTTAATCCATGACACTGTAGCAGTTAACTATTAAAAAAGTGAAAAAACTTTTACTGAAGTAAACAGGGAAGTTATTTTTTGTGACGTGTCAGTTAAGTGCATGAAGTGCAACAGTTAAGTGTTTCAAAGCTATAACAGTATGACAAAGTTTTTTTATACTGTTAGTCCAATTTTTTTTTGCATATGGCAGTTAAGTGGGCGAGTGTTTGGAAGTTAACTTGAACACTTAACTGCCATGCACACTCGAGCAGTTAGCATGACCTTGGCAAAAAAAGAACGAAAGAAAAAAAGTTGATATCTTCAGTCAAGCAGTTCACTAGTTCTTAACTGCCGCAGTCCCGACAGTTAGCTATTTCAGGCCCCATAGTTGGAATGACCCagggaaaataataaaaaataaaaaattagtaCCTTCAGTCCTGCAGTTAACTTGTTGTTAACTGCCGCAACCGCCGAAAGTTAGCTATTTCGATACTGGCAGTTAGCTTGATCTAGGAAAAaccaggaaaaaacaaaaaaaaagtgtcTTAAGTCATGGCAGTTAGCTTGGTCGTCATACGTCAGTTAGCTATTCTGGTCGGGCAGTTAGCATGTACTATAGCAGTTCgggaaaaatgataaaaatgtcgtTAGTTTTTTGAAACTACTCTTAAATCATGGCGAATCTGAAAACGAGTTGTATATACCAAAGTTTGGGCTAATCCTAGCTTTTCAATGGTGTATCATATGCATCATTCCGACAAACGGTTTGAAAATTTCTTTCACAAAAACATTGAAAACTTGTTTGATGgatttctaattttttgaattttgtttaaaAACCGAATCGATTTTGGGAAAATGATCAACATGAGTTTTTTGCTCCTTTTCAATAGTTGTTCAAGGGTATACCATTTGCATCATTCCGATGAACGGTTCAATAATTACGACAAAAAAAATGCGAAAAAATAGTGTCAGAAAAATCCACTTGGCAGTTAACTAGTATAGGTCGCACAGTTAGCTGTGTGTTCTCGCTCAGTTAGGAAGGGTTCCTGAATAGTTTATTCAGGAATTGGTTGCAGAATAGTTGGTCGTCATACGTCAGTTAGCTATTCTGGTCGGGCAGTTAGCATGTACTGTGTATATatatgggacacctaggtgcccaggctCCTTACCTCGTGACCGTCGGATCTTAGACAGATGCACGTAGATAGTAATGGGTGCGAGTATATTAAGCGGCTTCCATATATGCTTTATGGAAGTAATTGGCAAGTACCAATAAATGTATGATTTCGGTGTATTAATAACATGCGTTGAATAGGAAAGTGATAAATGCAATTTCTTCTTAATTTATTTCATTGGACGTATAACGGAAACTCCTATGAAGGTATATACGTACAAACTTAGTATTTTTATGCGGCATGCATGTGCGTCCTTATGCATATTATATAAATGCACATACTAATGTTTTGGGTATATACCTACCTTTGATGTATTCTCGACCTATAGTTCGTACTTAATCTGGGGTACATCACATGCGAGTATATGGATTTTGGGTATATAATTTCCGAGTATG
Protein-coding regions in this window:
- the LOC123165145 gene encoding disease resistance protein RGA4; the protein is MEAVATAAATSLVEWMVPKLFDSLLAKHELRKSLKIDINYIKNEFAMISAVIHDDDRRSGCCGGREDVNMVWINMVRELAHAIEDCIDRFMHRVRADQDTGRVRQAFHRAKTMKARNKFAAEIQQLKKRSEDVFKLRDSYNNASSSTSSPRQSLSSQQTDTPTAIEDDEDGTHSEASIAVPVGMDTPRDELLDLIQQEQKLKVITIVGFHGMGKTLLANHVYKAIESKSEYEARAWLPPRKLGGSGAAADVLKEILWQLGHLPLPTSGGLTQLKASIKKCIGTKRFFIVIDDLQTVAYWHDMKKAFMGLSGRFLVTTAIQHVANTCSSSVVCDHVYTMATLSDQHSRQLFFNEAFQDDEPPLDAEELGSAALKKCDGLPLALVTTARFFQSAGNPTPMKWAKLCADLGTHLESDELFARMRRVLVQSYTSLGSQVARIFLLYLGTYPSGRPIKKKRLLRRWLSEGLSPGDNACSALNTAIINFNKLVDRSIIQPMDASGNSTEVKTCHTHGMMREFVLRKSMSDNFVTVLYNGQSNPSIPSNIRRLALHHARPREVQGLTLVRSLTILGEAHPSVLDFSKYELLRVLDLEECVVSLGDGHLKLICTKLLLLRYLCLGAAVIATSLPKEISKLQVLDTLDVRNTPIEILQTQVLELPCLVHLFGKFKLKQDVGGWRMSKLQAWLSMKSKLETLAGFVLENSKSQEFAQLMYNMNDLTKVKILCESTADTSSSSHLSKAIKGFIERSTDSTGTPSLSLNFEDELTQDMLNFSLDKGKNHCCYLASLKLQGSKICSLPSFVAFLGGLTKLGLSSPQLSLSQDFLATLSKVPGLAHLKLVATSLGRLVITKGTLKSLVRLSILVKSMIGQLEIQEGALPRLRSMQLLCKDLAGSISGTSAVHSLGHLDEIALHRDVGDETKNEWKEAAKNLPGRRPKILFL